In the Aster yellows witches'-broom phytoplasma AYWB genome, AAATATATTATGCAAGTATTTCATATCCTTTAGGAGTTACTAAAACTGTGTGTTCAAAATGAGAACTTAGACTTTTATCTATGGTAACTACAGTCCAATTATCTTGCAAAATAGCAATTTCAGGATTTCCTAAAGTAAGCATGGGCTCGACACAAAAAGTCATTCCTGGTTGCAGTATTTCGCCTTCGTGTGGTTTGCCAAAATTAGGAATATAGGGCTCTTCGTGTAAAGATGTACCAATACCATGTCCGGTAAATTCTTCTACGATGCCTAAATTATTTTTTTTAGCAAAAAGTTCAATGGCATGAGAAATATCAGAAAAATGATTTTGAGGTTTAATTTGCAAAAGACCTTGTAATAAGGCTTTTTGAGTAAATAAAAGCAAGTTTTGAGTAGTTTGGCAAACAGTTCCTACAGCATAAGAATAAGCACAATCAACATAATAACCTTGATAGTTAATTCCTAAATCTAAGGTGATGATATCACCTTGTTTAAGGATGGTTTTTTTGGAAGGAATGCCGTGAACTACCACTTCATTAACTGAGGCACAAATATGTTTGGGAAAGCCATTGTAACCTTTAAAGGCAGAAATGACACCTTTTTTTTGATAAAAATTCTTAGCTAATAAATCTAGATCAAAAGTTGACATTCCTGGAATAACAAAGGAAGCAAGTAATCTGTGGGCTTCATTAATGATTTTTCCTGCTTGTTTCATGATAGCAATTTCATGAGGAGTTTTAATGGAAATCATTTGCGGTCTGTTTCTAAAACTTCTAAAATCATTTTAGTAACTTGGTCGATGGTTTGCATACCATCTACTTCAAAAAGTTGGTTTTGTTCGCAATAATATTGCACTAATGGTAATGTTTCTTTATTAAACACTTTGAGGCGTTTAAGGAAAGTTTCTGGTTTATCATCTTCTCTTTGAATTAAGGTTTTTTGGTCTTTGTCACAAATGCCTGGATTTTTGGGAGGAATTTTTTCGATGTGATAAACCTTGCCACATTCGGGACAAATTCTGCGTCCTGCAATTCTTTTCATTAAATCTTTGGTTCCAGCGTTAAAATAGATGACTTTAGTTAAAAATAAATGAGATTTTTTAAAAAAATCATCCAAAAAACGAGCTTGCAAAACATTGCGGGGAAAACCGTCTAATAAAAAATCTTTAGTAGCGATGTCCTTAGACAAGTAATCAGCTATCATTTGGTTAGTGATGTCGTCAGGAACTAAAAGTCCTTGAGCAATAAATTTTTTACTTAAAGTTCCTAATTCAGTATTTTCTTTAAAATTTTTACGAAAAATATCGCCTGTTGAAATGTGGTTAATTTTTAAAATATATGATAAAACAGAAGCTTGAGTGCCTTTAC is a window encoding:
- a CDS encoding adenylate kinase; protein product: MILILLGPPGIGKGTQASVLSYILKINHISTGDIFRKNFKENTELGTLSKKFIAQGLLVPDDITNQMIADYLSKDIATKDFLLDGFPRNVLQARFLDDFFKKSHLFLTKVIYFNAGTKDLMKRIAGRRICPECGKVYHIEKIPPKNPGICDKDQKTLIQREDDKPETFLKRLKVFNKETLPLVQYYCEQNQLFEVDGMQTIDQVTKMILEVLETDRK
- the map gene encoding type I methionyl aminopeptidase; the encoded protein is MISIKTPHEIAIMKQAGKIINEAHRLLASFVIPGMSTFDLDLLAKNFYQKKGVISAFKGYNGFPKHICASVNEVVVHGIPSKKTILKQGDIITLDLGINYQGYYVDCAYSYAVGTVCQTTQNLLLFTQKALLQGLLQIKPQNHFSDISHAIELFAKKNNLGIVEEFTGHGIGTSLHEEPYIPNFGKPHEGEILQPGMTFCVEPMLTLGNPEIAILQDNWTVVTIDKSLSSHFEHTVLVTPKGYEILA